The window ATTCTGAACAGGTTTTAAATTAGCTTTAAAGGCAATATAACGACCATAATTATCCCGAACCTGTGAGTTGTCATATTTGGTATCATCAAGTTTAGTCTGTGGGCTTTCCTTACTATTAAGATTTTTCGGCATAACTGCTGAATAACGAGAAGCAACAGGATTAGCACTTATATTATTCATTTTATGTCCCTTTTAATATAATATTATTCAATACTAATAAATCCTCTCAATAAAAAAAATTGCTATATTATATGGATAAATAATTTTAAAATATAGGTTTATTTCCGTATTTCAAAGATATAATTAAATTACACTTAATTAAAAAATTTCTAATATTTGAGGAAAAAATAATGATCGGAAAAACCATTACGTATCTTGGGCCAGAAGGTTCGTATTCTGAAATAGCCGCAGAAAAAGCAGCTAAAATACTTGGATACGATAATTTTAAACCTATGGCGCAATCTTCTATTATAAAAGTTATTGAGACTGTTGATAAGCATAACGAGTTTATTGGGGTTATTCCAATAGAAAATTCTATAGAAGGGGTTGTCAGAGAAACTGTTGACACCTTAATTAAAACCACATCAAGAGTAACAATCACTCAGGAAATAATTATTCCAATATCTCACTGTCTTATAAGTAAATCAAATAATCTATCAAATATAGATAAAATTATTTCTTACACGCAAGGACTTGCTCAATGCCAGAATTTTATCTCAAAAAACTTTGATAATATTGAACTATTATCAGCCCCAAGCACTTCAGAAGCTGTAAAACAGCTGTCAGATTTACCTGAGAATTATGCAGCCATAGGATCATATAAAGCCGCTGAAGTATACGAACTAAATATCCTGGCAAGAGATATTAACGATGAGAAAGATAACTTAACAAGATTTGTATGTCTCAGTTCTTACTTACCAAAACCAACCGGAAATGATAAAACCTCGATAGCTGTATCATTATGTAATCAACCGGGGTCTCTGGTAAACGTGCTTCTTGCATTTAAAGAAAATAACCTGAATTTATCTTATATAGAATCAAGACCATCAAAAAAGATTTTTGGAGAATACACTTTCTTTATAGATTTTGATGGTCATATCGAAGACGATAACGTACAAAAAACCATTGGAAAAATAGCACCTTTTGTCAATTTATATAGGTTTTTAGGCTCATATCCCAAATGCAGCACACGAGTTAAAGTTATGGATAAATCCCAATAACTTGATATTATTCAATATAATCTGACAAAATGTATTGGGGAGTTAATTTAAACAGATTTAAAACGATGATAAATTTTGATTCACTAACATTAAAAGTATTATTAAATGAACTCGAGCCTATTTTAGCCTCAGGTCGAGTTCAAAAAGTTCAGCAGCCTTCAAGAAATGAGATACTTCTTGGAATCCGTTCGCAAGGAAAAAATTATAAGCTTTATATATGCATTAACCCCAAATACCCTCATTTAGCTCTTCTAACTAAAGAGGGAGAAGCGTATAGAAGTATTGAAATTCCACAAAAGCCGCCAATGTTTTGTATGCTGCTAAGAAAACATATGGAAGGAGCTAAAATTAAAGCTGTTAAACAGCCAAAATATGAAAGAATTCTGGAATTATACTTTGACAGTTATAACGAATTAGGAGAAAAAGCTCCGCTTGTTTTAGCCTGCGAACTTATGGGTAAACATAGTAATATTATTCTATATAATTATGAAACAAATGTAATTCTTGGCAGCGCTCACCATATTGGCCCTGAAAAAAGCAGAGAAAGAGAAGTAGCAGGAGGTTTGCCATATATTTATCCTCCAAAACCTAAAAAAATGGATTTATTGAAAATATCTGAAGCAGAGTTTTACACTCATACTATGGCTATACCTTCGACAATAAATGTTTGGCTAAATGAAAACTTTAATTATATCAGCCTCGCCTTAGCTACAGAATTATGTAAAGCTACAGAAATTGATATTGAAAAAGATAAAATAATAGCTATTTCTAGAGAAAAAATCAGTAATTTATATCATTTAGCCGTAAAAACACTAAAACTGGAAAACCTGAATCCATCTATAAGTAAAGATAAAAAACTATTTTCATTAATAAGCATAAATTCTGATATAGAATGGCAGAAAATTAATTCCGTAAATTCAATGGTCGACTTGTATTTTGGTTATCAATATTATCGTGATGCCTTTACCAGATTAAAATCAGAACTTTTAACAATCATAAAAAAAGAAATAAAAAAAGAAAAAGCAAAATTATCCCAACATAAAAAAAATCTTGAATCAGAAGAAAAAGCAGAAAAATACAGACAATATGCTGATATCATAATGGCAAACCTGCACAAAATTTATCCTGGACAAGATTCAGTAGAACTCATTAGCTTTTATGAAGATGACCAACCTGTAGTCATTCAGCTTGATCCAGCCAAATCATCTAATGCTAACGCTCAAAGATATTATAAACTTTATAATAAAGCAAAAACAGCCTCTAGAATAAGCAGGAACTTACTTATCCAGGTCCAAGATGAGTTAAATTATCTTGAAACTATTGAAGTTTCTATAAATCAATCAGATACAATCTTAGAATTAAAGCAAATTAAAGATGAACTAATAGGCCAGAATATTCTTAAAGCATTAAAAAAGCAGGGAGGACCCCAAGAAAAAGTTAAAAAAGAAGGGTTTAGCTTAACTGAATATACATCAACAGCTGGTTATAAAATTTATGTAGGCAAAAATAACAGGCAAAATGAGTATATATTATCAAAAGTTGCCTCTCCAAATGATATGTGGCTTCATACACAAAATATTCCAGGTTCTCATGTACTTATTAAAGTTCCGCAGGAAAATATTGAAATACCTATAACAACCATTGAAGAAGCTGCAAATATTGCTGCATACTTCAGTCAGGCAAAAAACTCATCAAATGTCCCTGTAATTTATGTAAAAAGAAAATTCCTCAAAAAACCTCCACATTCAAAGCCAGGGTATGTAACTTATTCAAATGAAAAGACTTTAATTGTAAACCCTAATGAAGATTTGGTAAAAAATTTAGCTTAATTTCTTTAAATTTCAATTCCTTTTAATTAGACTGTTCTATAGGCTTATTAAAACCTATAGAACAGTCTAAATTTATTAATAATCAAGGTTATATATGAAAATATTCAAAAAAGAATCATCCATAATATTATTACTATTATTAGTATGCTCCTTTTTCTTCTTCTTTAAGCTTGGCAGCTACAAACTTATTGATGTTGATGAACCAAGATATGCTGAAGCTGCAAGAGAAATGCTGGCAAATTCAAACTGGATTACACCTTACTTTAACTATGAATTAAGGTTTGATAAACCAATTTTCTTTTACTGGTTAGTCATGATTTCTTTCTTATTTTTTGGTATTTCAGAATTTGCAGCAAGATTTCCATCAGCATTATTAGCAACGGCTCTGGTTTTATTTACATATTATTTTGGAAGAACAACTGTTTCAAGATCATTTGGACTAATCAGCTCATTAATATTAGCTACAAGTCTTGAATTTATTGCAATGGCCAGGATGTCAATTACAGATATGACACTCATCTTTTTTGTATCTGCAACTATATATTCTGCAATATTAGCAACATTTTCTAAAAGCTCATTTAAAAAATGTTGGTGGTGGCTTGCTTATCTGTTCTGTGGAATAGCAGTATTGACTAAAGGCCCTTTAGGAATCATATTAACAGGTATAGTGCTTATTCCATATTTAATTCTTACAGGGAAATTAAAAGAAAGCTTAAATCCTAAATTTACAATACCTGGTTTTATAATATTTGCGTTAGCTGTAATTCCTTGGTATTACGCAATTATTGCAGAGCATGGTAGAGCTTTTACTGATTATTTCTTTATTAAACATAATATCTCCAGATTTTCAGGAGATTTCATTCAACATCAACAACCGTTTTATTTCTATTTTGCAGTCATTTTTATAGGGTTTTTCCCCTGGGCTATTTACTTTATTCCCATAGCCATAAAAGAAATTCTCAATTTATGTAAACATATTGTTAACTCTAAAGTAGAATTTAAAAAACTCAACTTTGCCTTGCTCAAAGAGGCTGATAATAAGTCAAAAATCATTACATTGAGTATTATGTGGTTTATATCTATGCTTGCACTATTTAGTGTCTCAAAAGCCAAATTAATAACATACATACTTCCCCTATTTCCTGCTATGTCATTATTAACAGGAAACATGTGGAATGATTTTATTCAAAATAATAAAAATACGAAAATGATCAATTTATCAGCTAAAGTTTTTACTGCAGTTTGCTTCATCATGGGACTTATAGCAACATTTGGATTAAATTTGCTTTTACCCAGAGATGAAAAGTTACATGTTGCTCATTTTAATCCAATTTTTATAATAATATTTATGGTTATTCCTATTTTTATGCTGTTTTATCTAAAGAAAAATCATAAAATTAAGGCTTTTATAACAACTATAATCCTGATGTCAGTTATAACTTCGGTCGCAATAAACAATATTGTACACATTGTTTATAATTCAGGACAAAAAGACCTGATTAATTACATAACACTTTCAAAAAGTCTGCCTTTATTTAATAATAAGCTTGTTACTTATAACTTAACAAAACCAAGTATTGTATTTTACTCACGACATAAAATAATTGACATACCAAGTATAGACAAACTTACTGAGATTTTAAATAACCAAAATCCAATTTTAATAGCAGCAAGAAATAAAGATTTAAATGAAATTCAAGCTAACACTAAATTTTACCTTGTAAGAAAAGGGGCAAGATACAGTTTAATTTCAAATATTAACATTACATCTCCATAAAAGAGGTTACGAAATGGCTCAAGCCCAGATTCAAAATTATATGAATATTACAACAGAAAAAGTAGATTTATCTATTGTAATACCTGTTTTTAATGAAGCTGAGAGCATAAGAGTCCTTGCTGAATCATTATTAAAGGTTTTAGAGAATCTTAATAGAAAGTTTGAGATCATTTTTATCGATGATGGATCAACTGATGGCAGTCATTTAATACTAAAAACTTTATCTGAAGAGATTTCTACTATAAAAGCAGTAAGGTTTAGAAGAAATTTTGGCCAGACAGCAGCTATGGCAGCAGGCTTTGATTATGCTTCAGGAGGCATAATAATTACACTGGATGGAGATCTTCAAAATGATCCTGCTGATATTCCAAGAATTATTGCCAAGTTTGAAGAAGGATATGACGTAGTTAGCGGATGGAGAAAAAACAGGCAGGATGATTTTATTACAAGAAAAATCCCATCTATGCTAGCTAATATGTTAATCAGCAAAATGACAGGAACATATTTACATGATTATGGATGTTC of the Candidatus Melainabacteria bacterium RIFOXYA2_FULL_32_9 genome contains:
- a CDS encoding glycosyl transferase, which encodes MAQAQIQNYMNITTEKVDLSIVIPVFNEAESIRVLAESLLKVLENLNRKFEIIFIDDGSTDGSHLILKTLSEEISTIKAVRFRRNFGQTAAMAAGFDYASGGIIITLDGDLQNDPADIPRIIAKFEEGYDVVSGWRKNRQDDFITRKIPSMLANMLISKMTGTYLHDYGCSLKAYRAEIAKELSLYGELHRFIPALASIEGASISEIPVLHHARKSGKSKYNIFRTFKVILDLLTVVFLKKFMTRPLHIFGRIGLFSFITGLAICLHLAFDKIIYSTNIGNRPLLLLGVLLILTGFQLISTGIIAEIQIRTYYESQNKAIYKVKEVYN